One genomic region from Candidatus Eremiobacterota bacterium encodes:
- a CDS encoding alpha/beta hydrolase-fold protein has translation MAHIEYHQWYSHRVGREMGVLRYGHWGPPMIYFPTCGGSHTEFEYYRLQDDLWWFMETGKIQFFIVDSTNNDTWYNDYLHPADRVRGYLAYESYILDEVLPLARNLSHNDFVGCCGFSLGGYTSFNMACKYPHLFRFAVSLGGVFDIRDFTDGYHDESVYFNNPVEYLANLNDPYYLDMFRHHSRLVLVGGSYDKFLGATIELHNIMSRQGIVHHYEIWDPPADHHEYWWKKQMPSLLGRFYT, from the coding sequence ATGGCGCATATAGAATATCATCAATGGTACAGCCACCGAGTGGGAAGGGAGATGGGCGTCCTTCGCTACGGCCACTGGGGCCCTCCCATGATCTACTTTCCCACCTGCGGGGGAAGCCACACGGAGTTTGAATATTACCGGCTCCAGGACGACCTCTGGTGGTTCATGGAGACGGGGAAGATACAGTTTTTCATCGTGGACAGCACCAACAACGACACATGGTACAACGACTACCTTCACCCCGCCGACCGCGTGAGGGGCTACCTGGCCTATGAGAGCTATATCCTCGATGAAGTGCTCCCGCTTGCAAGGAACCTTTCCCACAACGATTTCGTCGGGTGCTGCGGCTTCAGCCTCGGCGGCTACACCTCCTTCAACATGGCCTGCAAGTACCCCCATCTCTTCCGCTTTGCCGTCTCCCTGGGCGGCGTGTTCGACATCAGGGACTTCACCGACGGCTACCACGACGAGAGCGTATATTTCAACAACCCCGTGGAGTACCTCGCGAACCTCAACGATCCTTACTACCTGGACATGTTCCGCCACCACAGCAGGCTCGTCCTCGTAGGCGGCTCCTACGACAAGTTTCTTGGCGCCACCATTGAGCTCCACAACATCATGTCGCGCCAGGGGATAGTGCACCATTACGAGATATGGGATCCCCCCGCGGATCACCATGAGTACTGGTGGAAGAAGCAGATGCCCTCGCTTCTGGGGAGATTTTACACGTAA
- a CDS encoding pseudouridine synthase has protein sequence MKERLHKYLSRCGLASRRKAEALISQGRVCVNGEVAPPGGMLIDPLEDRVTLDGTAVEPPAAPVYYALHKPHGYTTTVQDAHAAKTVMELVPAYPRVYPVGRLDRDSSGLIILTNDGDLAQAVTHPSRGHEKEYEVYAACLKGTGRGALRSLLGKMEKGVALEEGVTSPAKVRILRLDERGALFHLILREGRNRQIRRMCQALGLRVESLRRVRVGALELGDLAPGEYRLVGREEILGKERQNGEN, from the coding sequence ATGAAAGAGAGGCTCCATAAGTACCTGTCCCGCTGCGGCCTCGCGTCAAGGAGAAAGGCGGAGGCCCTCATAAGCCAGGGGCGTGTGTGCGTGAACGGCGAGGTGGCCCCCCCGGGCGGGATGCTGATAGATCCCCTGGAGGACAGGGTGACCCTTGACGGCACGGCGGTGGAACCCCCGGCAGCGCCGGTTTATTATGCCCTCCACAAGCCCCATGGCTATACCACCACTGTCCAGGATGCCCATGCGGCGAAAACCGTCATGGAGCTTGTACCGGCATACCCCCGGGTCTATCCCGTGGGAAGGCTTGACAGGGACTCGTCAGGCCTCATCATCCTCACCAATGACGGTGACCTGGCCCAGGCTGTCACGCACCCCTCGCGGGGCCACGAAAAGGAATACGAAGTATACGCCGCATGCCTGAAGGGCACAGGCAGGGGAGCCCTCAGAAGCCTTCTCGGGAAAATGGAGAAAGGCGTCGCCCTGGAAGAGGGCGTCACTTCCCCGGCAAAAGTCCGCATCCTGAGGCTTGACGAGAGGGGCGCCCTGTTCCACCTCATCCTCAGGGAAGGGCGGAACAGGCAGATCAGGAGGATGTGCCAGGCCCTGGGGCTCAGGGTGGAGTCCCTCAGGAGGGTGAGGGTCGGGGCCCTGGAACTGGGCGACCTTGCCCCGGGCGAATACCGCCTGGTGGGCAGGGAGGAGATCCTTGGAAAGGAGAGGCAGAATGGCGAAAATTAA
- a CDS encoding solute carrier family 23 protein produces the protein MEEGRILYPEDKIPLTTLIPMGLQHVLAMFGATVLAPLLMGFSPQIALFFSGIGTLIFIAVTSFKVPSYLGSSFAFIGPVLAITGGNAANIPYAQSGIAAAAILYGIAALATIRWGSHWIDRLMPPVVTGTVVAIIGLNLAASSMANAINPDFAITSARDVTNLTIASVTFLTAAFVAMYLRGFLRLLPILIGVIVGYTLAFALGAIDPAALAKMATAPWLGLPPFVMPKFSIEAMLVIAPVFVVLVAENKGHIAAISSCMKRDLTPHLGKAYLGDALASFVSAMGGGTPQTTYAENMGVMAITRVYSTYNFVAAAVIAIILGLCPKFGAAIQSIPEPVLGGITLILYGLITLMGVKIWVDAGIDFYEQKNLLVAGTSLIVATGLGVKGIFISGIALSGIALGTVLAIILNVILSLGGKVSPAGTGGGVLPCGEEGIRKSPQE, from the coding sequence ATGGAAGAGGGCAGAATCCTCTACCCTGAAGACAAGATTCCCCTCACGACGCTCATCCCCATGGGGCTGCAGCATGTGCTGGCCATGTTCGGCGCCACGGTCCTGGCGCCGCTCCTGATGGGTTTCAGCCCCCAGATTGCCCTCTTCTTCTCCGGCATCGGCACTCTCATCTTTATCGCCGTCACCTCCTTCAAGGTGCCGAGCTACCTCGGCTCAAGCTTCGCCTTCATAGGCCCCGTGCTGGCAATCACGGGGGGAAATGCTGCAAATATCCCTTATGCGCAGTCTGGCATTGCCGCCGCCGCCATCCTTTACGGCATCGCGGCCCTTGCCACGATAAGATGGGGCTCACACTGGATAGACCGCCTTATGCCGCCCGTGGTGACAGGGACCGTCGTGGCAATCATTGGCCTGAACCTGGCCGCATCGTCCATGGCCAACGCCATCAATCCCGATTTTGCCATCACCTCTGCCCGTGACGTGACCAACCTGACAATCGCATCGGTCACCTTTCTCACGGCAGCCTTCGTGGCAATGTACCTCCGGGGCTTCCTGAGGCTCCTGCCCATTCTTATCGGCGTCATTGTGGGATATACCCTCGCCTTCGCACTGGGCGCCATTGATCCTGCAGCGCTCGCCAAAATGGCCACAGCACCCTGGCTCGGCCTTCCCCCCTTTGTGATGCCCAAATTCAGCATTGAGGCCATGCTGGTAATCGCCCCCGTGTTCGTGGTCCTCGTCGCAGAAAACAAGGGCCACATTGCCGCCATTTCAAGCTGCATGAAGCGTGACCTCACCCCCCACCTCGGGAAGGCTTACCTTGGCGACGCCCTGGCGAGCTTCGTCTCTGCGATGGGCGGCGGGACGCCGCAGACCACCTACGCAGAAAACATGGGCGTGATGGCCATCACGAGGGTTTACAGCACTTATAACTTCGTGGCGGCTGCAGTCATCGCCATCATCCTGGGGCTCTGCCCCAAGTTCGGCGCCGCCATCCAGTCAATACCGGAGCCTGTCCTGGGAGGGATAACCCTTATCCTCTATGGCCTCATCACCCTCATGGGAGTGAAGATCTGGGTTGACGCCGGCATTGATTTCTATGAGCAGAAGAATCTCCTTGTCGCCGGAACCTCCCTCATAGTGGCCACAGGGCTTGGCGTCAAGGGGATCTTCATCTCGGGGATAGCTCTCTCGGGAATCGCCCTGGGAACGGTCCTCGCCATAATCCTCAACGTCATCCTGTCCCTGGGGGGAAAGGTCTCCCCGGCCGGAACCGGCGGAGGAGTGCTCCCATGCGGCGAGGAAGGAATAAGGAAATCCCCCCAAGAATAG
- a CDS encoding GDP-L-fucose synthase, which yields MSIWNGKKVMVTGGAGFLGSHIVDRLAHKGCEVLVPRKKDWDFTDCHATEKYFKHFGPHIVIHCAAFYGGIWINQLYPGKIYYENLVMGAHLMEASRLSGVEKFVGIGTACSYPGYLENYLKEENLWDGPLHESVVNYGLTKKMMAVQGWAYKKQYGFNSLHLILTNLYGPRDTFNPDRSHVVPALIRKFVEADIEKAPEVEVWGTGKPIREFLYVDDCAEAIILATERYDDLVPLNIGTGIGTEIRELVEAIREIVKFGGAIRWNTEKPDGQYKKILDVSRMREALCWEPPTNLREGLEKTIAWYRENKESADKRL from the coding sequence ATGAGCATATGGAACGGGAAAAAGGTAATGGTGACGGGCGGCGCAGGCTTCCTGGGCTCCCATATCGTGGACCGCCTGGCGCACAAAGGCTGTGAAGTGCTTGTACCCAGGAAAAAGGACTGGGATTTCACTGACTGCCATGCTACTGAGAAGTATTTCAAGCACTTCGGGCCTCATATCGTCATTCACTGCGCCGCATTTTACGGCGGCATATGGATAAACCAGCTCTATCCCGGAAAAATCTATTATGAGAACCTCGTCATGGGCGCTCATCTCATGGAAGCCTCAAGGCTCAGCGGCGTGGAAAAATTCGTGGGAATAGGCACGGCATGCTCATACCCCGGCTACCTGGAAAATTACCTGAAGGAGGAAAACCTCTGGGACGGGCCTCTCCATGAATCAGTGGTCAACTATGGCCTCACGAAAAAGATGATGGCAGTCCAGGGATGGGCATACAAAAAGCAATATGGATTCAATTCCCTCCATCTCATTCTTACAAACCTTTATGGCCCCCGCGATACCTTCAATCCCGACCGCTCCCATGTCGTGCCGGCCCTCATAAGAAAATTTGTCGAGGCCGATATTGAAAAGGCTCCCGAGGTGGAGGTATGGGGAACAGGAAAGCCCATCAGGGAGTTTCTCTATGTCGATGACTGTGCCGAGGCAATCATACTGGCCACAGAGCGTTATGACGACCTGGTGCCCCTCAACATCGGCACGGGGATCGGCACAGAGATAAGGGAACTGGTGGAAGCCATCAGGGAGATAGTAAAGTTCGGGGGAGCCATACGATGGAATACGGAGAAGCCTGACGGGCAGTATAAGAAGATCCTCGATGTGAGCAGGATGAGGGAGGCGCTCTGCTGGGAGCCGCCTACAAACCTCAGGGAGGGTCTTGAAAAGACCATTGCCTGGTATAGAGAAAACAAGGAGAGCGCCGATAAAAGGCTTTGA